A single region of the Chryseobacterium sp. 6424 genome encodes:
- the bshB1 gene encoding bacillithiol biosynthesis deacetylase BshB1, whose amino-acid sequence MTKVDILAIGAHPDDVELGCGGTLAKMIAEGKTVAIVDLTQGELGTRGTNFTRAEEAAKASEILGISYRENLRMKDGFIQNTEEYQMKLVKVIRKYQPEIVLANAIDDRHPDHAKASKLVSDACFLAGLVKIETTAEGEQQVAWRPKHIFNYIQWKPVPPQFVVDISDFMDKKIEACLAYKTQFYDPESKEPMTPIATKDFLESLTYRAQDLGRLSGVVYAEGFTSEKLIAFKNFDGIVL is encoded by the coding sequence ATGACAAAAGTAGATATACTGGCCATTGGTGCACACCCTGATGATGTGGAGCTTGGCTGTGGCGGAACACTTGCTAAAATGATCGCTGAAGGTAAAACAGTCGCCATCGTAGATCTTACCCAAGGCGAACTGGGCACCCGCGGAACCAATTTTACCAGGGCTGAAGAAGCTGCCAAAGCCTCGGAAATCTTAGGGATATCTTATCGTGAAAACCTAAGGATGAAAGACGGTTTCATACAGAATACGGAAGAATACCAAATGAAATTGGTGAAAGTTATTCGCAAATATCAACCAGAAATCGTGCTTGCCAACGCTATTGATGATCGCCATCCTGATCATGCCAAAGCCTCTAAACTGGTTTCTGACGCGTGTTTTCTTGCAGGTCTCGTAAAAATAGAAACCACCGCCGAAGGTGAACAACAAGTTGCCTGGCGGCCGAAACATATTTTCAACTATATCCAGTGGAAGCCTGTGCCACCGCAGTTTGTGGTAGATATTTCAGATTTCATGGATAAGAAGATTGAAGCTTGTTTAGCCTACAAAACACAGTTTTACGACCCTGAATCTAAGGAACCGATGACGCCCATAGCGACCAAGGATTTCCTGGAAAGCCTTACCTACCGCGCCCAGGATTTGGGTAGGCTATCGGGCGTAGTGTATGCTGAAGGTTTTACCTCAGAAAAATTGATTGCATTCAAAAATTTCGACGGAATTGTTTTGTAA
- a CDS encoding DUF3276 family protein gives MNDYKERQENEIFTKVLKAGRRTYFFDVRETKAGDYYLTITESKKHFSENGEPSYEKHKIYLYKEDFKSFEEMFRESTDFIITQKGEDVISERHEKDFKTKSFTIESDDEL, from the coding sequence ATGAATGATTACAAGGAACGTCAGGAAAATGAGATATTCACGAAAGTGCTGAAGGCAGGCCGGAGAACCTACTTCTTTGATGTGCGCGAAACCAAAGCCGGCGATTATTACCTTACCATTACCGAAAGCAAAAAACACTTTTCGGAGAATGGGGAGCCGAGCTACGAAAAGCACAAAATATATCTTTACAAAGAGGATTTTAAGAGTTTTGAAGAAATGTTCAGAGAGTCGACCGACTTCATCATTACGCAAAAAGGAGAAGACGTGATTTCTGAAAGACACGAAAAAGATTTTAAAACCAAGTCATTCACTATAGAGTCTGATGACGAATTATAA
- a CDS encoding ABC transporter ATP-binding protein has protein sequence MNALKTLNPYFWKHRMLLFWGFLFIIASNFFSIYKVQFVGRSVDEIANTGNLGFNRQVLIYVAIIVISSVLTGFFTFMMRQTIIVASRRIEYELKNKIYTHYQDLSLTDFKKTTTGDLMNRLSEDVVAVRMYLGPGVMYVVNLLILLIITSIYMLKTDVSMTVWSLVPLPILSFVIYKVSSIINRKSKIMQKSQSAISTFVQDSFSGIRVVKFFAKEKYIEKNYGIKVKDYQEKALDLAKTEAYFFTIILFVIGLLNVVILVIGGEKYLNNELSVGKIADFFLYINILIWPFSMVGWVTSVNQRAEASMARINEFLDMKTDIINTNNDVYPIKGDIEFRNVSYVYPNTGIKALDNLSFKIEAGKSLAIMGKTGSGKSTVALLLCRLIDPTEGEILIDGKNLKEHNLSNYRNHIGYIPQESFLFSDTIENNIGFAIDKPTLERVTEYAKKADVHKNIIEFKDQYKTMVGERGVMLSGGQKQRICIARALIKDPKILIFDDSLSALDTETEENILQNIENELEKSTSIIITHRESSAKRADKILNLTPVESPAEA, from the coding sequence ATGAACGCACTGAAAACCCTGAACCCTTACTTTTGGAAACACCGGATGCTGTTGTTCTGGGGGTTTTTATTCATCATTGCCAGTAACTTTTTCAGCATATATAAAGTGCAGTTCGTCGGGCGCTCGGTGGATGAGATCGCCAACACCGGAAATTTAGGGTTTAACCGCCAAGTGCTCATTTATGTCGCTATTATCGTGATTTCTTCGGTGCTTACAGGATTCTTCACCTTTATGATGCGCCAGACGATCATCGTAGCTTCGCGGAGGATAGAGTATGAACTTAAGAATAAGATCTACACCCATTATCAAGACCTTTCGTTAACCGATTTCAAAAAAACCACTACTGGCGACCTGATGAACCGCCTAAGTGAAGACGTGGTAGCGGTAAGGATGTATTTGGGGCCTGGTGTGATGTATGTGGTAAACCTGCTGATCTTGCTTATCATTACCAGCATCTATATGCTTAAAACCGATGTCTCGATGACCGTTTGGTCGTTGGTGCCATTGCCCATCCTCTCGTTTGTCATTTATAAAGTAAGCTCCATCATCAACCGCAAGTCGAAGATCATGCAGAAAAGCCAATCGGCGATCTCCACTTTTGTGCAGGACAGTTTCTCGGGCATCCGCGTGGTCAAATTCTTTGCGAAAGAAAAATATATTGAGAAGAATTATGGCATCAAGGTAAAGGATTATCAGGAAAAAGCCCTTGATTTGGCAAAGACTGAAGCCTATTTCTTCACCATCATCCTCTTTGTTATCGGACTTTTGAATGTGGTCATACTGGTCATCGGCGGCGAGAAATATCTCAACAACGAACTCAGTGTCGGGAAAATCGCAGATTTCTTCCTGTACATCAATATTCTCATCTGGCCTTTCTCTATGGTTGGTTGGGTGACATCAGTAAATCAGCGTGCGGAAGCCTCAATGGCTCGTATCAATGAATTTCTGGATATGAAGACCGACATCATCAACACCAATAATGATGTTTATCCTATCAAAGGCGATATCGAGTTCCGCAATGTGTCTTACGTTTACCCAAATACCGGTATCAAAGCGCTGGATAACCTTAGCTTCAAGATAGAAGCTGGGAAATCACTCGCCATCATGGGGAAAACCGGCAGCGGAAAATCCACGGTAGCACTACTACTCTGCCGGCTGATAGACCCTACAGAAGGCGAAATCCTAATAGATGGCAAAAACCTGAAGGAACATAACCTGAGTAATTACCGCAATCATATAGGATACATTCCGCAGGAGAGTTTCCTTTTTTCAGATACGATTGAAAACAATATTGGCTTCGCGATAGACAAACCAACACTGGAGCGTGTGACTGAATATGCAAAAAAAGCCGATGTACATAAAAACATCATCGAATTTAAAGATCAGTATAAAACCATGGTCGGCGAACGCGGTGTGATGCTTTCAGGTGGCCAGAAACAGCGCATCTGTATCGCCAGGGCGCTCATTAAGGATCCGAAAATACTGATTTTTGATGACTCACTCTCTGCTTTGGATACCGAAACGGAAGAGAATATCCTTCAAAACATCGAAAATGAACTCGAAAAAAGCACTTCCATCATAATCACCCATCGCGAAAGCAGCGCAAAACGGGCGGATAAAATACTGAACCTCACGCCTGTAGAAAGCCCCGCGGAAGCTTAA
- the nusB gene encoding transcription antitermination factor NusB, which translates to MLGRRQIREKVIESVYSYYQNPVKADVVEKNMFAQIEKIYHLYIYQLNFLVALKDLAEHQIEIGKNKFIKTETNTNPNQKFINNQVLKMLEENTERLSFTTKHQELKWELYDELLVKTFQRMTAGKRYQDFMKEEGYSFEEDQKFIGKLFLRYLAENEDFHEHLEEKEISWSDDFHISNSMIQKTIGFFKENEPSHTLIKMIKDEDDRDFARKLLRQTLAHWEEAEKKLASRLENWDLERISLIDRIILITAICELDYFPLTPARVIINEYIEISKVFSTDRSNIFINGILDKYTKELNRN; encoded by the coding sequence ATGTTAGGAAGAAGACAAATTCGTGAAAAAGTAATAGAATCGGTATATTCTTATTACCAAAACCCTGTGAAGGCCGATGTGGTGGAGAAAAATATGTTCGCACAGATCGAAAAAATTTATCACCTTTACATCTACCAGCTTAATTTTTTGGTCGCACTGAAGGATTTGGCAGAACACCAAATCGAAATTGGTAAGAATAAATTCATTAAAACCGAAACAAATACCAATCCTAACCAGAAATTCATCAACAACCAAGTCTTGAAAATGCTGGAGGAGAATACCGAAAGACTCTCCTTCACCACCAAACATCAGGAACTGAAGTGGGAACTGTATGATGAACTTTTGGTAAAGACTTTTCAGCGAATGACAGCGGGGAAAAGGTATCAGGACTTTATGAAAGAAGAGGGCTATTCTTTCGAGGAAGACCAAAAATTCATCGGGAAACTATTCCTGAGATATCTGGCAGAGAATGAGGATTTCCATGAGCATCTGGAAGAAAAAGAAATCAGCTGGTCTGATGATTTCCATATCTCTAACTCCATGATCCAGAAAACCATCGGCTTTTTTAAGGAAAATGAGCCCAGCCATACTTTAATTAAGATGATTAAGGATGAAGATGACCGCGATTTTGCACGCAAACTGCTGCGTCAAACCCTCGCACACTGGGAAGAAGCGGAGAAGAAACTTGCAAGCCGCCTCGAGAACTGGGATCTTGAAAGGATTTCACTCATTGACCGTATCATCCTCATCACCGCTATCTGCGAACTCGATTATTTCCCGCTCACACCCGCGCGCGTGATCATCAATGAGTATATCGAAATTTCAAAAGTCTTCTCTACCGACCGTTCAAACATCTTTATCAACGGTATTTTAGATAAATACACCAAAGAATTAAACAGAAACTAA
- a CDS encoding DUF1573 domain-containing protein: MKKLVKVFPLIAALALVSCKKDQSADQLVAQQDSTGTTTAAVVETPAAPVSGPLTTAALSESSYSFGKIKKGDQVEHVYEITNTGENPLIISEVKPACGCTAPDYTKDPIMPGQKGTITLKFDSASFDGMVSKQAEVFANVEKSPIVISFTADIQP, translated from the coding sequence ATGAAAAAGTTAGTAAAAGTATTTCCACTTATTGCAGCGCTTGCCTTGGTAAGCTGCAAAAAAGACCAATCCGCGGATCAACTTGTTGCACAGCAAGACAGTACCGGTACAACCACGGCGGCAGTAGTAGAAACTCCGGCAGCTCCGGTTTCAGGACCGTTAACTACCGCAGCACTGTCTGAATCTTCTTACAGTTTCGGTAAAATTAAAAAAGGAGATCAGGTAGAGCATGTATATGAAATCACCAACACTGGTGAAAACCCACTGATTATTTCGGAAGTGAAACCTGCATGTGGCTGTACAGCACCAGATTATACCAAAGATCCTATTATGCCCGGACAGAAAGGTACCATTACCCTGAAATTCGATTCCGCGAGCTTCGATGGTATGGTGAGCAAGCAGGCGGAGGTTTTTGCCAATGTAGAAAAATCACCGATCGTTATTAGTTTCACTGCTGATATTCAACCTTAA
- the yajC gene encoding preprotein translocase subunit YajC: MISIFLQAAPGGEASMMPTMIMMGLMFVGFYFLMIRPQMRKAKQEKNFQATLKVGSRVVTTSGMHGRIAQIMEDGVVIETLSGKLKFEKAAISRDFTQQRFPETTGEEKK, from the coding sequence ATGATATCAATATTTTTACAGGCCGCGCCTGGCGGTGAAGCTTCTATGATGCCAACCATGATTATGATGGGACTGATGTTCGTAGGATTCTATTTTCTGATGATCCGTCCGCAGATGCGTAAGGCAAAACAGGAAAAAAACTTTCAAGCCACACTTAAGGTAGGCAGCAGAGTAGTGACGACTTCCGGCATGCACGGCAGAATTGCCCAGATTATGGAAGATGGGGTTGTCATCGAAACGCTCTCCGGAAAACTGAAGTTCGAGAAAGCGGCCATCTCAAGAGATTTTACCCAGCAGCGTTTCCCGGAAACCACTGGTGAAGAAAAAAAATAA